In a single window of the Bradyrhizobium erythrophlei genome:
- a CDS encoding D-alanyl-D-alanine carboxypeptidase family protein, protein MAIETLPSRDGGSATGRFWRGLMAAVVVVAVGWSGMVYAANNSVQGAKKDEGGFDGDAPTAILIEADSGSVLFEKNADELRAPSSMMTLMTLETVFHAIKQGDVKLTDEYQVSENAWRRGGAPAGGPTMFAAIHSKISVDDLLHGATIQNGNDASMILAEGIAGNEHDFADMMTKRARELGLTQSTFANSSGLPDPGNKMSVRELAKLARYIIQTYPDFYKLFGEREFTWNKIRQQSRNPLLLSLEGADGFKTGYSKEGGYGMVGSAVQNGMRLIVVINGLDDPDDRNSEAKKMLEWGFRNFEARTLFAAQQPVGYAKVFGGDSRSVMLASPEPIKVMVQKNGTDKLIARVVYTGPVRAPIESGQQVGMVKVWRGSNIAVEAPVYAAESVGKGSTVRRAIDGVSELVIGAFRLGVEKL, encoded by the coding sequence ATGGCAATCGAAACATTACCCTCCCGCGACGGCGGGTCCGCGACGGGACGCTTCTGGCGCGGCCTGATGGCGGCGGTTGTCGTCGTCGCCGTGGGGTGGAGCGGCATGGTGTACGCCGCCAACAACAGCGTGCAGGGCGCCAAGAAGGACGAAGGCGGTTTCGACGGCGATGCACCGACCGCGATTCTGATCGAAGCCGACAGCGGCAGCGTCCTGTTCGAGAAGAACGCCGATGAGTTGCGGGCGCCATCCAGCATGATGACGCTGATGACCCTGGAAACGGTGTTCCATGCCATCAAGCAGGGCGATGTCAAACTGACCGACGAATATCAAGTCAGCGAAAACGCCTGGCGCAGGGGCGGCGCGCCTGCGGGCGGGCCGACGATGTTTGCGGCGATTCACAGCAAGATTTCCGTGGACGACCTCCTGCACGGCGCCACCATCCAGAACGGCAACGACGCCAGCATGATCCTGGCGGAAGGCATCGCCGGCAATGAGCACGACTTCGCGGACATGATGACCAAGCGCGCCCGCGAACTCGGCTTGACGCAATCGACCTTCGCCAATTCCAGCGGTCTGCCCGATCCCGGCAACAAGATGAGCGTGCGTGAGCTGGCAAAGCTCGCGCGCTACATCATCCAGACCTATCCCGACTTCTACAAATTGTTCGGCGAGCGCGAATTCACCTGGAACAAGATCCGGCAGCAGAGCCGCAATCCGCTTTTGCTCTCGCTCGAAGGCGCCGACGGGTTCAAGACCGGTTACAGCAAGGAGGGCGGCTACGGCATGGTCGGCTCGGCCGTGCAGAACGGCATGCGGCTGATCGTCGTCATCAACGGCCTCGACGATCCCGATGACCGCAACTCCGAAGCGAAGAAAATGCTCGAATGGGGATTTCGCAATTTCGAAGCGCGAACCCTGTTCGCGGCGCAGCAGCCGGTCGGCTACGCCAAGGTGTTTGGCGGCGATAGCCGCTCGGTCATGCTCGCCAGCCCCGAACCGATCAAGGTGATGGTGCAGAAAAACGGCACCGACAAATTGATCGCCCGGGTGGTCTATACTGGCCCGGTGCGTGCGCCGATCGAATCCGGACAGCAGGTGGGCATGGTCAAGGTCTGGCGCGGTTCCAACATCGCCGTGGAGGCGCCGGTTTACGCGGCTGAATCGGTCGGCAAGGGGTCGACCGTGCGGCGGGCGATCGACGGTGTCAGCGAACTCGTGATCGGAGCGTTTCGCCTGGGCGTCGAGAAGCTCTGA
- a CDS encoding TatD family hydrolase — MLVDSHCHLDFPDFADDLDGIVARAAAAGIGRIVTISTRVRRLGALLAISERFPNVYCSVGTHPHHADEEDGIPADELIKLTRHPKVVALGEAGLDNFYENGSPEAQERGFRAHIAAARATGLPLVIHTRDADEACGRILEDEMKKGSFRAVLHCYTGGRELAMKAISLGLSISFTGILTFKKSQALRDLAAELPADRIMVETDAPYLAPGKFRGKRNEPSYVVEIAKVLAETRGVSLEELSRQTTENFFRLFSKVPSPETIA, encoded by the coding sequence ATGCTTGTCGACAGCCATTGCCACCTGGATTTTCCTGACTTCGCCGACGATCTCGACGGCATCGTGGCGCGGGCCGCGGCCGCGGGCATCGGACGCATCGTCACCATCTCGACGCGGGTAAGGCGGCTGGGCGCGTTGCTGGCGATATCGGAGCGGTTTCCGAACGTCTATTGCTCCGTCGGCACCCATCCGCATCACGCCGACGAAGAAGACGGGATCCCCGCGGACGAGTTGATCAAGCTGACGCGGCATCCCAAAGTCGTCGCGCTCGGCGAGGCGGGGCTGGATAATTTTTATGAGAACGGCTCGCCCGAAGCGCAGGAGCGGGGCTTTCGGGCGCACATTGCCGCCGCCCGCGCTACCGGCCTGCCATTGGTCATCCATACCCGTGACGCGGACGAGGCTTGCGGCCGCATTCTCGAAGATGAAATGAAAAAAGGATCGTTTCGCGCGGTGTTGCATTGCTATACCGGCGGGCGCGAACTGGCGATGAAGGCGATCTCGTTGGGACTTTCGATTTCATTCACGGGGATTTTGACCTTCAAGAAGTCGCAAGCCTTGCGCGACCTCGCAGCGGAGCTTCCGGCCGACCGCATCATGGTCGAGACCGATGCGCCGTATCTGGCACCGGGCAAATTTCGCGGCAAGCGTAACGAGCCCTCCTATGTGGTTGAAATCGCCAAGGTGCTGGCGGAGACCCGCGGGGTTTCGCTCGAGGAGCTTTCACGTCAGACCACCGAAAACTTCTTCCGCCTGTTCAGCAAGGTGCCATCACCGGAAACGATCGCATGA
- a CDS encoding MBL fold metallo-hydrolase has translation MTLALTILGCGSSAGVPRPALGWGACDPGNPKNRRRRCSLLAERTGDRGVTRVLIDTAPDLREQLIDADVDHIDAVFLTHEHADQTHGIDDLRSVVLHQRRRIPVYLNRSTADHILLRFSYCFVSPPGSDYPPILDHHEIEAGESRTIEGKGGPLAVSPFLVQHGNIPALGYRIGDAAYTPDVNDIPRESWPFLENLELWIIDGLRYAGHPSHFSVSDALAWIDCFKPRRAIITNMHSDLDYEVLRQSLPPNVVPAYDGMRLMLDQVE, from the coding sequence ATGACGCTGGCTTTGACGATCCTCGGCTGCGGGTCTTCGGCCGGCGTTCCGCGTCCCGCGCTGGGCTGGGGGGCGTGCGATCCCGGCAATCCGAAGAACCGCCGCCGCCGCTGCTCGCTGCTGGCCGAGCGCACGGGGGATCGCGGCGTGACGCGGGTCTTGATCGATACCGCGCCCGATCTGCGCGAGCAGTTGATCGACGCCGACGTCGATCACATCGACGCGGTGTTTCTGACCCATGAGCATGCCGATCAGACCCACGGGATCGACGATCTCCGCTCCGTCGTGCTGCATCAGCGCCGGCGGATTCCGGTCTACCTGAACCGATCGACCGCGGATCATATCCTGCTGCGGTTTTCATATTGCTTCGTGTCGCCGCCGGGCAGCGACTATCCGCCGATCCTGGACCATCATGAAATCGAGGCCGGTGAAAGCCGCACGATCGAAGGGAAGGGCGGTCCGCTGGCGGTTTCGCCGTTCCTCGTGCAGCACGGCAACATTCCGGCGCTGGGTTACCGGATCGGCGATGCCGCCTATACGCCTGATGTCAACGACATCCCGCGCGAGAGCTGGCCTTTCCTGGAAAACCTCGAGCTCTGGATCATCGACGGGCTGCGCTATGCCGGTCACCCCAGCCATTTCAGCGTCAGCGACGCGCTGGCATGGATCGACTGCTTCAAGCCGCGCCGCGCCATCATCACCAACATGCATTCCGATCTGGACTACGAGGTGCTGCGTCAGAGCCTGCCGCCGAACGTCGTCCCGGCCTATGACGGGATGCGGTTGATGCTGGATCAGGTGGAGTGA
- the metG gene encoding methionine--tRNA ligase, which translates to MPKQTRVVKKTNAKPKPGSSKTKAGTTAAPASAPSRGNVYFITTAIAYPNGVPHIGHAYEAIATDALARFQRLDGKDVFFLTGTDEHGLKMAQTAEAEKLPTLEVATRNAQRFKDMDQRLNVSFDRFIRTTEEQHHRSSQEIWRRMAANGDIYLDSYAGWYSVREEAYYAEDETVVGEDNVRRGPQGTPVEWVEEKSYFFKLSAYQDKLLALYANQPDFIGPDSRKNEVVSFVKGGLRDLSISRTTFDWGVKVPGDPEHVMYVWVDALTNYITGVGFPDEGDPNWRYWPADVHIIGKDIIRFHAVYWPAFLMSAGIPVQKRVYAHGFLFSRGEKMSKSVGNVVDPFNLADQYGVDQVRYFFLREVPFGQDGNYNHEAIVARINADLANDLGNLAQRSLSMIAKQYDGVLPEPGAFTDNDKAILAEADGMIALARTAMATQQIHQALNAVWAVVAEANRYFAGEAPWALAKTDPPRQRTVLYVTAEVVRQVAILAQPVMPASAAKLLDSLGIPEDARDFAALGGATRIKPGTRLPPPVGVFPRYIEPPAA; encoded by the coding sequence GTGCCGAAGCAAACGCGCGTTGTTAAAAAGACCAACGCGAAGCCGAAACCCGGCTCCTCGAAAACGAAGGCCGGCACCACAGCAGCGCCTGCGTCAGCTCCATCGCGTGGAAACGTCTATTTCATCACGACCGCTATCGCATATCCAAATGGCGTGCCGCATATCGGCCACGCCTACGAGGCGATCGCGACCGATGCGCTGGCGCGGTTTCAACGCCTCGACGGCAAGGACGTGTTTTTTCTAACCGGGACCGACGAGCACGGCTTGAAGATGGCCCAGACCGCGGAGGCCGAGAAGCTGCCCACGCTGGAAGTGGCCACCCGCAACGCCCAGCGCTTCAAGGACATGGACCAGCGTCTCAACGTCTCGTTCGACCGCTTCATCCGCACCACGGAAGAACAGCACCATCGCTCCAGCCAGGAAATCTGGCGGCGCATGGCTGCCAACGGCGATATTTATCTCGACAGTTATGCCGGCTGGTATTCGGTGCGCGAGGAGGCCTATTACGCCGAAGACGAGACCGTTGTCGGCGAGGACAACGTGCGTCGCGGGCCGCAGGGCACGCCGGTCGAATGGGTCGAAGAGAAGAGCTATTTCTTCAAATTGTCCGCCTACCAGGACAAGCTGCTCGCGCTCTACGCCAATCAGCCCGATTTCATCGGACCTGACTCGCGCAAGAACGAAGTTGTCAGCTTCGTCAAAGGCGGATTGCGGGATCTGTCGATTTCGCGGACGACCTTCGATTGGGGCGTCAAGGTTCCCGGCGACCCCGAGCATGTCATGTATGTCTGGGTCGACGCCCTGACCAACTACATCACCGGCGTCGGCTTTCCCGACGAGGGCGATCCGAACTGGCGCTATTGGCCCGCCGACGTGCATATCATCGGCAAGGACATTATCCGTTTTCACGCGGTGTACTGGCCGGCCTTCCTGATGTCGGCAGGCATTCCCGTGCAAAAGCGGGTCTACGCCCACGGCTTCCTGTTCAGCCGCGGCGAAAAGATGTCGAAGTCGGTCGGCAACGTCGTCGATCCCTTCAATCTCGCCGACCAATACGGCGTCGACCAGGTTCGCTATTTCTTCCTGCGCGAGGTGCCGTTCGGACAGGATGGCAATTATAATCACGAAGCAATCGTCGCACGCATCAACGCCGACCTTGCCAACGATCTCGGCAATCTGGCGCAGCGCTCGCTGTCGATGATCGCCAAGCAGTATGACGGCGTGCTGCCTGAGCCCGGTGCCTTCACCGACAACGACAAGGCGATCCTTGCAGAGGCCGACGGCATGATTGCGCTGGCACGCACCGCAATGGCGACGCAGCAGATTCACCAGGCGCTCAATGCGGTCTGGGCCGTGGTGGCGGAAGCCAATCGCTATTTCGCGGGCGAGGCGCCATGGGCGCTGGCGAAAACCGATCCGCCGCGTCAACGCACCGTGCTCTACGTGACCGCCGAGGTCGTCAGACAGGTCGCCATTCTGGCGCAACCGGTGATGCCGGCCTCCGCCGCGAAGCTGCTGGACAGCCTCGGCATCCCCGAGGACGCGCGCGACTTCGCGGCACTCGGCGGCGCAACGCGGATCAAGCCGGGCACCAGGCTGCCGCCGCCGGTTGGCGTCTTCCCGCGCTATATCGAACCGCCGGCGGCTTGA
- a CDS encoding alpha/beta fold hydrolase, whose protein sequence is MTSSRTVSANGIEIFLLEQGQGPLVLLCHGWPELSYSWRRQIPAIAAAGFHVAAPDMRGFGRTCAPADIDAYSIFDSVGDMVALVAALGEKQAVIVGHDWGAPVAWHAAMFRSDVFTAVAGLSVPPPFRGRARPLDTLRESGIANFYWQYFQTPGVAEREFERDVELTMRTLLGRGFSDPSASLFIEEGKGFLGVPADRPLPDWLSEADLAFFTEAYRTSGFRGGLNWYRNIDRNWELTAPWQGAQIHQPSLFIAGSKDSVITGLIGAKRVADMERVLPNLRQKLIIDGAGHWIQQERPDEVNAALIGFLKATQ, encoded by the coding sequence ATGACATCCTCACGCACGGTTTCTGCCAACGGAATCGAGATTTTTCTGCTCGAACAAGGCCAGGGCCCGCTGGTCCTGCTGTGCCACGGCTGGCCGGAACTGTCCTATTCCTGGCGGCGTCAGATCCCCGCGATTGCGGCTGCCGGTTTCCATGTCGCAGCACCGGATATGCGGGGGTTTGGCCGCACCTGCGCGCCGGCCGACATCGACGCCTACAGCATCTTCGATTCAGTCGGCGACATGGTGGCGCTGGTTGCCGCACTCGGAGAAAAGCAGGCGGTCATTGTCGGCCATGACTGGGGCGCGCCCGTGGCCTGGCACGCCGCGATGTTTCGGTCAGACGTTTTCACGGCCGTTGCCGGGCTCAGCGTTCCCCCGCCCTTCCGGGGCCGCGCTCGTCCGCTGGACACTTTGCGCGAAAGCGGGATCGCCAATTTCTATTGGCAATACTTTCAGACGCCCGGCGTCGCCGAACGCGAATTCGAGCGCGATGTCGAGCTGACCATGCGAACCCTGCTGGGGCGCGGCTTCTCCGATCCCTCCGCCTCGCTGTTCATCGAAGAGGGCAAGGGATTTCTCGGCGTTCCCGCCGATCGGCCGTTGCCGGATTGGCTCAGCGAAGCTGATCTGGCTTTTTTCACCGAGGCCTACCGGACATCCGGCTTCCGCGGCGGGCTCAACTGGTATCGCAACATCGACCGCAACTGGGAACTGACCGCGCCATGGCAAGGCGCGCAAATCCATCAGCCGTCCCTGTTCATCGCGGGATCGAAGGATTCCGTCATCACCGGCCTGATCGGCGCCAAGCGCGTGGCCGATATGGAGCGGGTTCTGCCGAACCTGCGACAGAAGCTCATCATCGACGGCGCCGGCCACTGGATTCAGCAGGAACGGCCCGACGAGGTCAACGCGGCCTTGATCGGGTTTCTCAAAGCGACTCAGTAG
- a CDS encoding DNA polymerase III subunit delta' encodes MSARQVEPQIAAVHPRETSALFGHREAETALLNAYRSGRIPHAWLIGGAAGIGKATLAYRMARFVLAHRNPGAPDVQHAATLNVDPSDPVARHVAAGAHGGLLTLERTLNDKGVMRTVITVDETRETIAFFGSTAAVEGWRVCIVDTVDELNPNAANALLKVLEEPPQQSLFLLVSHAPARVLPTILSRCRKLLLRPLATDDVVRAAAQAANVAVDDPALAEAAEAAEGSVARALTLLGGDAVKLHQRTAALLATLPRVDPRELHALGDALGGSDRVALAAFIDSIDRWVSERLRADEANANANLPRLARLAEVWEKINRTARDTAEYNLERKPLVFSVFGLLAEATR; translated from the coding sequence ATGAGCGCCCGTCAGGTCGAACCGCAAATTGCAGCCGTTCATCCGCGCGAAACCAGCGCGCTGTTCGGGCATCGCGAAGCCGAGACGGCGCTGCTCAACGCCTACCGCAGCGGCCGTATTCCGCACGCCTGGCTGATCGGGGGCGCGGCAGGAATCGGCAAGGCGACGCTGGCCTATCGCATGGCGCGGTTCGTGCTCGCGCATCGCAATCCCGGCGCGCCCGACGTGCAGCATGCCGCGACGTTGAACGTCGATCCGTCCGATCCGGTGGCGCGCCATGTCGCGGCGGGCGCCCATGGCGGGCTGCTGACGCTGGAACGGACCCTCAACGACAAGGGCGTGATGCGGACGGTGATCACCGTCGACGAGACCCGGGAAACCATTGCGTTTTTCGGCTCGACCGCGGCGGTGGAGGGCTGGCGGGTCTGCATCGTCGATACCGTCGATGAACTCAATCCCAACGCGGCCAACGCGCTGCTCAAGGTTTTGGAAGAGCCGCCGCAACAATCGCTGTTCCTTCTGGTCAGCCATGCGCCGGCGCGGGTGCTGCCGACGATCCTTTCACGTTGCCGAAAATTGCTGCTGCGGCCGCTCGCAACCGACGACGTCGTTCGCGCCGCGGCCCAGGCCGCCAATGTCGCGGTCGACGATCCCGCCCTGGCGGAGGCAGCGGAAGCGGCGGAGGGGAGTGTCGCGCGCGCGCTGACCCTCCTCGGCGGCGACGCCGTCAAACTTCACCAGCGGACCGCGGCGCTGCTGGCGACCCTGCCGCGGGTCGATCCGCGCGAACTCCATGCGCTGGGCGACGCGCTTGGCGGCAGCGACCGGGTGGCGCTGGCGGCCTTCATCGACAGCATCGATCGCTGGGTGAGCGAACGGCTGCGGGCCGACGAGGCCAATGCCAATGCCAACCTTCCCCGCCTTGCACGGCTGGCGGAGGTATGGGAAAAGATCAACCGCACCGCGCGCGACACCGCTGAATACAATCTCGAGCGAAAGCCGCTGGTTTTCTCGGTGTTCGGGCTGCTTGCGGAAGCAACGCGGTAA
- a CDS encoding efflux RND transporter permease subunit yields the protein MGLVKYALKFRVTFYVLCLLMMLGGVGAIVVMPKDVLPTVDIPVVVVVWTYTGLDTTDMAQRITTYSEFSLSNNVNNIKRMESTTLQGVAIEKVYFDQRVSIDLAISQVVSAMNSIRAAMPPGIQPPVIMRFSASSVPVVQLALSSEKQSEAQLYDFAQYRIRQTLTQVPGSTLPSPYGGAPRQIMVDLDMHALQGYGLTPLDVTNAISAQNLTVPSGQSKIGDWQFPIRLNSAPEAISALNVLPIKVVAGSPVLVRDIAYVRDGAPPQQNIVRANGHRSILLTILKNGEASTLSVVNNVKGFLAQIRAAAPEGAKVDLLFDQSVFVSGAIADVVREAVIAAALTGLMILLFLGSWRSTLVILISIPLSILTSLSVLALLGQTINIMTLGGLALAVGILVDDATVAIENTYRLMEEGHPFRQSVVEGAAGIAKPALISTLAICAAFVSVLFLTDTPKFLFTPQALAVVFAMLTSYLLSRTVVPIFIDVLVKTEYDRRFGENHGRHDETAKRQPGFFARFHAGFERWFARFHGGYLGLLRIVIAHRIATLAVVGVVFAFGAVLFNFVGQDYFPQIDAGELTLHVRTRPGMRIESAEQTFAAVEDTIRKVIKPNDLGLILDNIGLPASNYNFAFGDGSFVSNNDGQILISLKEGHAPTDSYRKTLRKVLRETYPDTIFYFQPSDIITQILDFGTLTPIDVQVTGRNAGKDLEVAKHIERRLRDVRGAVDVHIQQITDAPEFFADVDRQMAGEIGLTEQQIANTLNISLAGSFQVTPNFWADPKSGIPYQLWVQTPEYRNNSLTDVGNTPLFVSAAANPGDASQSNVVTLFNNIAKLRRQSEQTVVNHVNTQPKYDVFASVQDRDLGSVSSEIEKIMQDEQKNLPVPDRISVLGQIADMHSAFQNIGMGLAIAMIAVYLLMAVNFQTWGDPFVVLAALPLAFCGIVMSLFVTQTTFSIPSLFGAIMSVGVASANSILLVTFAREYREETGCSAAEAAMKAGETRLRPVLMTAAAMFVGLIPMALGLGEGSEQNAALARAVLGGILVGTCSTLLFVPFLYSTLRTGKAEPLKDYV from the coding sequence ATGGGCCTCGTCAAATACGCGCTAAAGTTCCGCGTCACGTTTTACGTGTTGTGTCTGCTGATGATGCTGGGCGGCGTCGGTGCCATCGTTGTGATGCCGAAGGACGTGCTGCCGACGGTCGATATTCCCGTTGTCGTCGTGGTCTGGACCTACACCGGTCTCGACACCACCGACATGGCGCAGCGGATCACGACCTATAGCGAGTTTTCGCTTTCCAACAACGTCAACAACATCAAACGGATGGAAAGCACGACGCTGCAGGGCGTGGCGATCGAGAAGGTCTATTTCGATCAACGCGTGTCGATCGATCTGGCAATTTCCCAGGTCGTTTCCGCGATGAATTCGATCCGGGCCGCCATGCCGCCCGGAATTCAGCCGCCGGTCATCATGCGGTTTTCCGCGTCGTCGGTGCCGGTGGTCCAACTCGCGCTGTCGTCTGAAAAACAAAGCGAGGCACAGCTCTACGACTTCGCGCAATATCGCATTCGTCAGACCCTCACGCAGGTGCCGGGTTCGACCCTGCCGTCGCCCTATGGCGGCGCGCCGCGCCAGATCATGGTCGATCTGGACATGCATGCGCTGCAAGGCTACGGCCTCACGCCGCTCGACGTGACCAACGCGATTTCGGCACAAAATCTGACCGTGCCGTCAGGTCAGTCCAAGATCGGCGACTGGCAGTTTCCGATCCGGCTGAATTCAGCCCCTGAAGCGATTTCGGCACTCAACGTATTGCCGATCAAGGTGGTAGCGGGATCGCCTGTTCTCGTGCGTGACATCGCCTACGTACGGGATGGCGCGCCGCCGCAGCAGAACATCGTGCGCGCCAACGGCCACCGCTCGATTTTGCTGACGATCCTGAAAAACGGCGAGGCCTCGACCTTGTCGGTTGTCAACAACGTCAAGGGATTCCTGGCGCAAATCCGCGCCGCCGCTCCGGAAGGCGCCAAGGTCGATCTGCTGTTCGACCAGTCGGTCTTTGTCTCCGGTGCCATCGCCGATGTCGTGCGCGAGGCCGTGATCGCCGCGGCCCTGACCGGCCTGATGATCCTGCTGTTCCTCGGGTCGTGGCGGTCAACGCTCGTGATCCTGATCTCCATTCCGCTCTCGATCCTGACCTCGCTCTCGGTGCTGGCGCTACTCGGCCAAACCATCAACATCATGACGCTGGGTGGTCTTGCACTTGCGGTCGGCATTCTCGTCGACGATGCCACCGTGGCGATCGAAAACACCTACCGTCTGATGGAGGAGGGGCATCCATTCCGGCAATCGGTGGTGGAGGGCGCAGCGGGAATTGCCAAGCCGGCCCTGATCTCGACGCTTGCAATCTGCGCGGCCTTTGTCTCGGTCCTGTTCCTGACCGATACGCCGAAGTTCCTGTTCACGCCGCAGGCGCTTGCGGTGGTGTTCGCGATGCTCACTTCCTATCTGCTGTCGCGAACCGTCGTTCCGATCTTCATCGATGTGCTCGTCAAGACGGAATACGACCGGCGTTTTGGCGAAAACCACGGCCGGCACGATGAGACGGCCAAACGCCAGCCGGGATTCTTTGCGCGGTTTCACGCCGGCTTCGAACGCTGGTTCGCCCGGTTTCACGGCGGCTACCTCGGACTGTTACGCATTGTCATCGCGCATCGGATCGCAACGCTCGCCGTCGTCGGTGTCGTTTTCGCATTCGGTGCCGTACTCTTTAACTTCGTCGGTCAGGATTACTTTCCGCAGATCGATGCCGGGGAGTTGACGCTGCATGTCCGTACGCGGCCAGGGATGCGCATCGAGTCGGCCGAGCAAACCTTTGCAGCCGTCGAGGATACCATCCGCAAGGTGATCAAGCCGAACGATCTCGGACTGATCCTGGACAACATCGGGCTGCCGGCGAGCAACTACAATTTTGCATTCGGCGATGGATCGTTCGTTTCGAACAACGACGGCCAGATCCTGATTTCGCTGAAGGAGGGGCATGCTCCGACCGACTCGTACCGCAAGACGCTGCGCAAGGTATTGCGCGAAACATACCCGGACACGATATTTTATTTTCAGCCTTCCGACATCATCACCCAGATCCTTGATTTCGGCACGCTGACGCCGATCGATGTCCAGGTGACGGGCCGCAATGCCGGCAAGGATCTCGAAGTCGCAAAGCACATCGAGCGGCGGCTACGCGACGTGCGCGGCGCGGTCGACGTTCATATCCAGCAGATCACCGATGCTCCGGAATTCTTTGCCGATGTCGATCGTCAGATGGCGGGTGAAATCGGCCTGACCGAGCAGCAGATCGCCAACACGCTCAATATCTCGCTGGCCGGCAGCTTTCAGGTGACGCCAAATTTCTGGGCCGATCCCAAGAGCGGCATTCCCTATCAGCTTTGGGTTCAAACGCCCGAATATCGCAACAATTCGCTGACGGATGTCGGGAATACCCCGCTGTTCGTTTCGGCTGCGGCGAACCCGGGCGACGCCAGCCAGTCGAATGTGGTCACGCTGTTCAACAACATCGCCAAGCTCCGCCGGCAGTCGGAGCAGACGGTCGTCAATCACGTGAACACCCAGCCGAAATACGATGTCTTCGCCAGCGTACAGGATCGCGACCTTGGCTCGGTAAGCAGCGAAATCGAAAAGATCATGCAGGATGAGCAGAAGAATCTGCCGGTGCCCGACCGGATCTCGGTGCTCGGTCAGATCGCCGACATGCACAGCGCCTTCCAGAACATCGGGATGGGCCTCGCGATCGCGATGATCGCGGTTTACCTGCTGATGGCGGTGAACTTTCAGACCTGGGGTGATCCGTTCGTCGTGCTGGCGGCGCTGCCGCTGGCGTTTTGCGGCATCGTGATGAGCCTGTTTGTGACGCAAACGACGTTTTCGATTCCCTCGTTGTTCGGCGCGATCATGAGCGTGGGCGTCGCCAGCGCGAACTCCATTCTTCTGGTGACATTCGCACGCGAGTATCGCGAAGAGACCGGCTGCAGTGCCGCGGAAGCTGCGATGAAGGCCGGAGAAACCCGGTTGCGGCCGGTGCTGATGACGGCGGCCGCGATGTTCGTCGGTCTGATCCCGATGGCGCTCGGCCTCGGCGAAGGCAGCGAGCAAAACGCGGCGCTGGCGCGAGCCGTGCTCGGCGGCATCCTGGTCGGAACCTGTTCGACGCTGCTGTTCGTGCCGTTTCTTTATTCCACTTTGCGAACCGGCAAAGCCGAGCCGCTGAAGGACTACGTATGA
- the tmk gene encoding dTMP kinase: MAEAAVKKSPGRGRFITFEGGEGSGKSTQIKTLAERLGAAKLRAIVTREPGGSPGAEIIRHLVLSGMGKLLGPDAETLLFAAARDDHVRTVIEPALNQGIWVLCDRFSDSTRVYQGRLGKVAPEFLNAMERVTIGDLKPDLTIILDVPVEVGMQRAAARRGTRAPDRFEAEDIRFHQDLRDAYRQIAAAEPERCVLIDANADAGTVAANVWAALRDRLFAAGSNVVSA; encoded by the coding sequence ATGGCCGAAGCAGCGGTCAAAAAATCTCCCGGGCGCGGACGATTCATCACCTTTGAGGGCGGCGAGGGATCGGGCAAATCCACCCAAATCAAGACGCTCGCCGAACGCCTGGGCGCAGCAAAACTGCGCGCTATCGTCACGCGCGAGCCCGGCGGATCCCCAGGCGCCGAAATCATCCGGCATCTCGTGTTGTCCGGCATGGGCAAACTCCTGGGCCCCGACGCGGAAACGCTGCTGTTTGCGGCGGCGCGCGACGATCACGTGCGTACCGTCATTGAGCCCGCGCTCAATCAGGGAATATGGGTGCTGTGCGACCGGTTTTCGGATTCGACGCGGGTGTATCAGGGCAGGCTGGGGAAGGTCGCGCCGGAGTTTCTCAACGCCATGGAGCGGGTCACCATCGGCGATCTCAAGCCGGACCTGACCATCATTCTCGATGTCCCGGTGGAGGTCGGCATGCAGCGCGCGGCGGCACGCCGCGGCACCCGCGCACCCGACCGGTTCGAGGCGGAGGACATCAGGTTTCATCAGGACTTGCGCGACGCCTACCGGCAGATCGCCGCCGCCGAGCCGGAGCGATGCGTGCTGATCGATGCCAACGCCGACGCCGGCACGGTTGCTGCCAATGTATGGGCCGCCTTGCGCGACCGTTTGTTCGCAGCCGGCAGCAACGTGGTCTCGGCATGA